One part of the Denticeps clupeoides chromosome 8, fDenClu1.1, whole genome shotgun sequence genome encodes these proteins:
- the prdx3 gene encoding thioredoxin-dependent peroxide reductase, mitochondrial isoform X2 gives MAASIGRLFCRSSVSRVTRAAWPSVPRAGVATSCARWAPAVTQHAPHFKGTAVYKGDFKEISLDDYKGKYLVLFFYPLDFTFVCPTEIISFSDKAKEFHDVNCELVGVSVDSHFTHLAWTNTPRKTGGLGSINIPLLSDLNKQVSRDYGVLLEGAGIALRGLFIIDPNGVVRHMSVNDLPVGRCVEETLRLVKAFQFVETHGEVCPASWTPQSPTIKPTPHGSKEYFEKVN, from the exons ATGGCGGCCTCCATTGGACGACTCTTCTGCCGCTCT TCCGTGTCCCGTGTGACCCGCGCCGCCTGGCCATCCGTCCCCAGAGCCGGGGTCGCCACCA GCTGTGCCAGGTGGGCCCCGGCggttacccagcatgcaccacattttaaagGCACCGCAGTCTACAAAGGCGACTTTAAGGAGATCAGCCTGGACGACTACAAAGGCAAATACCTGGTGCTGTTCTTCTACCCGCTGGACTT CACGTTTGTTTGTCCGACCGAGATCATCTCCTTCAGCGACAAGGCCAAGGAGTTCCACGATGTGAACTGTGAGCTagtgggcgtgtctgtggaCTCCCACTTCACCCACCTGGCCTGGACCAACACCCCGAGGAAG ACTGGAGGGTTGGGAAGCATCAACATTCCTCTGCTGTCTGATCTGAATAAGCAGGTGTCCAGGGACTATGGGGTTCTACTGGAAGGCGCAGGCATTGCCCTGAG AGGTCTGTTCATCATTGACCCTAATGGCGTGGTGAGACACATGAGTGTGAACGACCTGCCTGTCGGCCGCTGTGTGGAGGAGACCTTGAGACTGGTGAAGGCCTTCCAGTTTGTGGAGACCCATGGTGAGGTCTGTCCTGCCAGCTGGACCCCACAATCGCCCACG ATAAAACCCACTCCTCATGGATCCAAGGAATACTTTGAGAAGGTTAACTGA
- the prdx3 gene encoding thioredoxin-dependent peroxide reductase, mitochondrial isoform X1: protein MAASIGRLFCRSPWKSVSRVTRAAWPSVPRAGVATSCARWAPAVTQHAPHFKGTAVYKGDFKEISLDDYKGKYLVLFFYPLDFTFVCPTEIISFSDKAKEFHDVNCELVGVSVDSHFTHLAWTNTPRKTGGLGSINIPLLSDLNKQVSRDYGVLLEGAGIALRGLFIIDPNGVVRHMSVNDLPVGRCVEETLRLVKAFQFVETHGEVCPASWTPQSPTIKPTPHGSKEYFEKVN, encoded by the exons ATGGCGGCCTCCATTGGACGACTCTTCTGCCGCTCT CCGTGGAAGTCCGTGTCCCGTGTGACCCGCGCCGCCTGGCCATCCGTCCCCAGAGCCGGGGTCGCCACCA GCTGTGCCAGGTGGGCCCCGGCggttacccagcatgcaccacattttaaagGCACCGCAGTCTACAAAGGCGACTTTAAGGAGATCAGCCTGGACGACTACAAAGGCAAATACCTGGTGCTGTTCTTCTACCCGCTGGACTT CACGTTTGTTTGTCCGACCGAGATCATCTCCTTCAGCGACAAGGCCAAGGAGTTCCACGATGTGAACTGTGAGCTagtgggcgtgtctgtggaCTCCCACTTCACCCACCTGGCCTGGACCAACACCCCGAGGAAG ACTGGAGGGTTGGGAAGCATCAACATTCCTCTGCTGTCTGATCTGAATAAGCAGGTGTCCAGGGACTATGGGGTTCTACTGGAAGGCGCAGGCATTGCCCTGAG AGGTCTGTTCATCATTGACCCTAATGGCGTGGTGAGACACATGAGTGTGAACGACCTGCCTGTCGGCCGCTGTGTGGAGGAGACCTTGAGACTGGTGAAGGCCTTCCAGTTTGTGGAGACCCATGGTGAGGTCTGTCCTGCCAGCTGGACCCCACAATCGCCCACG ATAAAACCCACTCCTCATGGATCCAAGGAATACTTTGAGAAGGTTAACTGA
- the pgs1 gene encoding CDP-diacylglycerol--glycerol-3-phosphate 3-phosphatidyltransferase, mitochondrial isoform X2, whose translation MNSSLLLLAPLLAEVDAVPARPSSSSEGPHTHFRWMAEHVPVFRVPGTQVHVLHSPDQFYQVMKARIRTAKRRVVMASLYLGTGTLEQDLVDCMEEALEHSQDQEGRNRLKVTILLDYTRGSRDKKNSRTMLLPLLRCFPDQVRVSLYHTPDLRGLLRLLIPQRFNETIGVQHIKVYLFDNSVIISGANLSDSYFTNRQDRYVLLDDCEEVADFFSDLVGAVGDSSLQLQADNSVQVMEGMVHPYRGNRVDFTTSARERIMGVVNAARARQHLSGEGDGHGESDTWVFPLVQMKPLGIHVDEQVTKRLLTEAGGDSTIYLTSGYFNLTRTYMHVVLGAAADYRILMASPEVNGFFGAKGVAGAIPAAYVHLARKFYSKVCGLGQQERIHLHEYHRPDWTFHAKGLWFYLKGQSRPCLTLIGSPNFGYRSVHRDLEAQIAIVTENEDLQAQLHQEQEMLYKRSTEVSTSTFDRPERYVKLWVKLVTPLIKNFF comes from the exons CTCATCTCTGTTGCTCCTGGCACCTCTCCTGGCCGAGGTCGACGCGGTCCCAGCCCGGCCTTCTTCGTCTTCTGAGGGTCCGCACACACACTTTCGCTGGATGGCCGAGCACGTGCCTGTCTTCAGAGTTCCTGGGACGCAAGTCCACGTTCTGCACTCGCCCGACCAGTTCTACCAAGTCATGAAG GCACGGATAAGAACAGCTAAAAGACGTGTAGTGATGGCATCACTCTACCTGGGCACAGGCACCCTGGAGCAGGACCTG GTGGACTGTATGGAGGAGGCTCTGGAACATTCCCAGGACCAGGAAGGGAGAAACAGACTCAAAGTGACTATACTGCTGGACTACACTCGGGGATCTAGAG aTAAGAAGAACTCGAGGACCATGCTGTTGCCATTGTTAAGGTGTTTCCCGGACCAGGTACGTGTGTCCCTGTACCACACCCCCGACCTCCGTGGACTGCTGCGGCTCCTCATCCCCCAGCGCTTCAATGAAACCATCGGTGTGCAGCACATTAAAGTGTACCTGTTCGACAACAGCGTCATCATCAgcgg AGCGAACCTCAGCGACTCGTACTTCACCAACCGGCAGGACCGCTATGTACTGCTGGACGACTGTGAGGAGGTAGCAGACTTCTTCTCTGACCTGGTGGGGGCCGTGGGAGACTCATCACTTCAGTTGCAGGCTGATAACAGCGTGCAGGTGATGGAGGGCATGGTGCATCCCTACAGAG GTAACCGGGTGGATTTCACCACGTCGGCACGGGAACGCATCATGGGCGTGGTGAATGCGGCGCGCGCGCGGCAGCACCTGTCCGGGGAGGGTGATGGTCACGGCGAATCGGACACCTGGGTCTTCCCCCTGGTGCAGATGAAGCCGCTGGGCATCCACGTGGACGAGCAGGTGACAAAGCGGCTGTTGACTGAGGCGGGCGGAGACTCCACCATCTACCTGACCTCCGGCTACTTCAACCTGACCCGCACGTACATGCACGTGGTTCTGGGGGCGGCCGCGGACTACCGCATCCTCATGGCGTCCCCGGAGGTCAACGGCTTCTTTGGGGCTAAGGGCGTGGCCGGCGCCATACCGGCAGCCTACGTTCACCTGGCGAGGAAGTTCTACAGTAAAGTGTGTGGACTGGGCCAGCAGGAGCGCATCCACCTCCATGAATACCACCGGCCAGACTGGACCTTCCATGCCAAGG GGCTTTGGTTTTACCTGAAAGGACAGAGCCGCCCGTGTCTGACTCTAATCGGCTCCCCGAACTTTGGCTACCGCTCCGTCCATCGAGACCTGGAGGCTCAGATCGCCATTGTGACCGAGAATGAGGATCTGCAGGCGCAGCTGCATCAG GAGCAGGAGATGTTGTACAAGAGGTCCACCGaggtctccacctccaccttcgACCGACCTGAGCGCTATGTGAAGCTCTGGGTGAAGCTGGTCACTCCTCTGATCAAGAACTTCTTCTGA
- the pgs1 gene encoding CDP-diacylglycerol--glycerol-3-phosphate 3-phosphatidyltransferase, mitochondrial isoform X1 codes for MAAPMSWRRLVFSVCSPALAGVVARISDRIFRKHDRRRGSSLLLLAPLLAEVDAVPARPSSSSEGPHTHFRWMAEHVPVFRVPGTQVHVLHSPDQFYQVMKARIRTAKRRVVMASLYLGTGTLEQDLVDCMEEALEHSQDQEGRNRLKVTILLDYTRGSRDKKNSRTMLLPLLRCFPDQVRVSLYHTPDLRGLLRLLIPQRFNETIGVQHIKVYLFDNSVIISGANLSDSYFTNRQDRYVLLDDCEEVADFFSDLVGAVGDSSLQLQADNSVQVMEGMVHPYRGNRVDFTTSARERIMGVVNAARARQHLSGEGDGHGESDTWVFPLVQMKPLGIHVDEQVTKRLLTEAGGDSTIYLTSGYFNLTRTYMHVVLGAAADYRILMASPEVNGFFGAKGVAGAIPAAYVHLARKFYSKVCGLGQQERIHLHEYHRPDWTFHAKGLWFYLKGQSRPCLTLIGSPNFGYRSVHRDLEAQIAIVTENEDLQAQLHQEQEMLYKRSTEVSTSTFDRPERYVKLWVKLVTPLIKNFF; via the exons CTCATCTCTGTTGCTCCTGGCACCTCTCCTGGCCGAGGTCGACGCGGTCCCAGCCCGGCCTTCTTCGTCTTCTGAGGGTCCGCACACACACTTTCGCTGGATGGCCGAGCACGTGCCTGTCTTCAGAGTTCCTGGGACGCAAGTCCACGTTCTGCACTCGCCCGACCAGTTCTACCAAGTCATGAAG GCACGGATAAGAACAGCTAAAAGACGTGTAGTGATGGCATCACTCTACCTGGGCACAGGCACCCTGGAGCAGGACCTG GTGGACTGTATGGAGGAGGCTCTGGAACATTCCCAGGACCAGGAAGGGAGAAACAGACTCAAAGTGACTATACTGCTGGACTACACTCGGGGATCTAGAG aTAAGAAGAACTCGAGGACCATGCTGTTGCCATTGTTAAGGTGTTTCCCGGACCAGGTACGTGTGTCCCTGTACCACACCCCCGACCTCCGTGGACTGCTGCGGCTCCTCATCCCCCAGCGCTTCAATGAAACCATCGGTGTGCAGCACATTAAAGTGTACCTGTTCGACAACAGCGTCATCATCAgcgg AGCGAACCTCAGCGACTCGTACTTCACCAACCGGCAGGACCGCTATGTACTGCTGGACGACTGTGAGGAGGTAGCAGACTTCTTCTCTGACCTGGTGGGGGCCGTGGGAGACTCATCACTTCAGTTGCAGGCTGATAACAGCGTGCAGGTGATGGAGGGCATGGTGCATCCCTACAGAG GTAACCGGGTGGATTTCACCACGTCGGCACGGGAACGCATCATGGGCGTGGTGAATGCGGCGCGCGCGCGGCAGCACCTGTCCGGGGAGGGTGATGGTCACGGCGAATCGGACACCTGGGTCTTCCCCCTGGTGCAGATGAAGCCGCTGGGCATCCACGTGGACGAGCAGGTGACAAAGCGGCTGTTGACTGAGGCGGGCGGAGACTCCACCATCTACCTGACCTCCGGCTACTTCAACCTGACCCGCACGTACATGCACGTGGTTCTGGGGGCGGCCGCGGACTACCGCATCCTCATGGCGTCCCCGGAGGTCAACGGCTTCTTTGGGGCTAAGGGCGTGGCCGGCGCCATACCGGCAGCCTACGTTCACCTGGCGAGGAAGTTCTACAGTAAAGTGTGTGGACTGGGCCAGCAGGAGCGCATCCACCTCCATGAATACCACCGGCCAGACTGGACCTTCCATGCCAAGG GGCTTTGGTTTTACCTGAAAGGACAGAGCCGCCCGTGTCTGACTCTAATCGGCTCCCCGAACTTTGGCTACCGCTCCGTCCATCGAGACCTGGAGGCTCAGATCGCCATTGTGACCGAGAATGAGGATCTGCAGGCGCAGCTGCATCAG GAGCAGGAGATGTTGTACAAGAGGTCCACCGaggtctccacctccaccttcgACCGACCTGAGCGCTATGTGAAGCTCTGGGTGAAGCTGGTCACTCCTCTGATCAAGAACTTCTTCTGA
- the eif3s10 gene encoding eukaryotic translation initiation factor 3 subunit A, which yields MPAYFQRPENALKRANEFLEVGKKQPALDVLYDVIKSKKHRTWQKIHEPIMLKYLELCVDLRKSHLAKEGLYQYKNICQQVNIKSLEDVVRAYLKLAEDKTETAKEESQQMVLDIEDLDNIQTPESVLLSAVSGEDTQDRTDRLLLTPWVKFLWESYRQCLDLLRNNSKVERLYHDIAQQAFKFCLQYTRKAEFRKLCDNLRMHLGQIQRHHNQSTAINLNNPESQSMHLETRLVQLDSAISMELWQEAFKAVEDIHGLFALSKKPPKPQLMANYYNKVSTVFWKSGNALFHACTLHRLYHLSREMRKNLTQEEMQRMSTRVLLATLSIPITPERTDIARLLDMDGIIVEKHRRLATLLSLQSPPTRHSLMNDMVRFNLLQYVVPEVKELYNWLEVDFHPLKLCGRVTKVLNWVRDQAEKESDLQQYVPHLQNNTILRLLQQVAQIYQSIEFSRLASLVPFVDAFQLERSIVDAARHCDLQVRIDHSSRTLSFGSDLNYSTKEDAPVGPFLQNMPSEQIRNQLTAMSSALAKAIHVIKPASILQEREEHSQQAVAAYLKNSRKEHQRILARRQTIEERKERLESLNIQREKEEHEQREAEMQKVRKAEEERLRQEAKEREKERIMQEHEQIKKKTVRERLEQIKKTELGAKAFKDIDIEDLEELDPDFIMAKQVEQLEKEKKELQERLKNQEKKIDYFERAKRLEEIPLIKKAYEEQRVKDMELWEQQEEERISNMQVEREKALEHKQRMSRMMEDKENFVSKIKAARSFIYEEKLKMFQERMVEERKKRLEDRKRQRKEDRKNTYYLQKEEEEQRIHEEQLKKEREERERVEQEQREEEEREYQERLRKLEEQERKQRARQQEIEERERRREEERRVPEEKTTTKDWGEREEGGWRKRGEAAESEWRRPVTERNEWRQEGREPRDDDKRAGEGLSRGTADDRGPRRGADEDQGPRRAFDDDRGPRRAFDDDRGPRRAFDDDRGPRRAFDDDRGPRRAFDDDRGPRRGFDDDRGPRRGFDDDRGPRRGFDDDRGPRRGFDDDRGPRRGFDDDRGPRRAFDDDRGPRRGMEELRGTRRGADDDWGPRRGGDDDRGGRHGEDPKPWKPLGRPGGWREREKAREDSWGPPRESGCDDGNDLDDDDNAEDRRPPRDDGVWRRGGASEETSSWRDSRREEPDRERRDMRERKDDRDLRPSQRDQDDGGSWRRGAEEKREEREPPARPREREPDDGEKNPWRSDKDNLRRTKNETDDDGWTTVRR from the exons ATGCCGGCGTACTTCCAGAGACCGGAGAACGCGCTGAAGCGCGCCAACG aATTTTTAGAGGTTGGAAAGAAACAACCGGCCTTGGATGTGCTTTATGATGTCATCAAGAGCAAAAAGCACAGAACATGGCAGAAGATCCACGAGCCCATCATGCTCAAGTacctggagctgtgtgtggacCTGCGCAAGAGCCATCTTGCCAAGGAAGGCCTGTACCAGTAcaagaacatctgccagcag GTGAACATCAAGTCACTTGAGGATGTGGTCCGGGCCTACTTGAAACTGGCTGAGGACAAGACTGAGACGGCCAAGGAAGAGTCCCAGCAGATGGTCCTGGACATTGAGGATCTGGACAACATTCAGACCCCAGAGAG CGTCCTGCTGAGCGCGGTGAGCGGCGAGGACACTCAGGACCGGACGGACCGGCTGCTGCTCACTCCCTGGGTCAAGTTTCTGTGGGAGTCGTACCGTCAGTGCCTGGACCTGCTGAGGAACAACTCCAAAGTGGAGCGCTTGTACCATGACATCGCCCAGCAAG CTTTCAAGTTCTGCCTGCAGTACACACGCAAGGCGGAGTTCCGCAAGCTGTGTGACAATCTGCGCATGCATCTGGGCCAGATCCAGCGGCACCACAACCAGAGTACTGCCATCAATCTGAACAACCCTGAGAGCCAGTCCATGCACCTGGAGACCCGCCTGGTCCAGTTGGACAGTGCGATCAGCATGGAGCTGTGGCAG GAAGCATTCAAGGCGGTGGAGGACATCCATGGTCTTTTTGCCCTGTCTAAGAAGCCCCCAAAGCCGCAGTTAATGGCCAATTATTACAACAAGGTGTCCACTGTGTTCTGGAAGTCTGGCAATGCTCTGTTCCACGCCTGCACCCTTCACCGCCTCTACCACCTTTCCAGGGAGATGCGCAAGAACCTCACCCAGGAGGAGATGCAGAG gaTGTCCACTCGCGTCCTCCTGGCCACGCTGTCTATTCCCATCACCCCCGAGAGGACTGATATCGCACGCCTGCTCGACATGGACGGCATCATTGTGGAGAAGCACCGGCGCCTCGCCACCCTGCTGAGCCTGCAGTCTCCGCCCACCCGCCATAGCCTCATGAATGACATG GTGAGGTTCAACCTGCTGCAGTACGTGGTACCCGAAGTGAAGGAGCTTTATAACTGGCTGGAGGTGGACTTCCATCCTCTCAAGCTCTGTGGCAGAGTGACCAAG GTGTTAAACTGGGTGAGGGACCAGGCGGAGAAGGAGTCCGACCTCCAGCAGTATGTTCCACACCTGCAGAACAACACCATCCTCCGCCTGCTGCAGCAG gtgGCTCAGATCTACCAGAGTATTGAGTTCAGTCGCCTGGCGTCTCTTGTGCCCTTTGTGGATGCCTTCCAGCTGGAGCGCTCCATCGTGGATGCTGCCCGCCACTGTGATTTGCAG GTTCGAATCGACCACAGCTCCCGCACTCTGAGCTTTGGCTCCGATCTGAACTACTCCACTAAGGAAGATGCTCCTGTCGGGCCTTTCCTGCAGAACATGCCCTCAGAGCAGATCAGGAACCAGCTGACCGCCATGTCCTCAGCTTTGGCTAAGGCCATCCATGTCATCAAACCGGCCTCCATCCTG CAAGAGCGTGAGGAGCACAGTCAGCAGGCTGTGGCCGCCTACCTGAAGAACTCTCGTAAAGAGCACCAGCGCATACTGGCCCGGCGGCAGACCATCGAGGAGCGCAAGGAACGTCTGGAGAGCCTAAACATCCAACGGGAGAAGGAGGAGCATGAGCAGCGCGAGGCTGAAATGCAGAAGGTGCGCAAGGCTGAAGAAGAGCGGCTACGGCAGGAGGCCAAGGAACGCGAGAAGGAGCGCATCATGCAGGAGCATGAGCAGATCAAGAAGAAGACCGTGCGTGAACGTCTCGAGCAGATTAAGAAGACCGAGCTTGGGGCCAAAGCCTTCAAAGACATTGATATTGAG gacctggaggagctggacccTGACTTCATCATGGCCAAGCAGGTGGAGCAGCTGGAGAAGGAAAAGAAGGAGCTGCAAGAGCGCTTGAAGAACCAAGAGAAGAAG ATTGACTATTTTGAGAGGGCCAAGCGTCTGGAGGAGATCCCACTGATCAAAAAGGCCTATGAGGAGCAGCGCGTGAAAGACATGGAGCTGTgggagcagcaggaggaggagagg ATAAGCAACATGCAGGTGGAGCGAGAGAAGGCCCTGGAGCACAAGCAAAGGATGTCCAGGATGATGGAGGACAAGGAGAACTTTGTGTCCAAAATCAAAGCTGCACGCAGTTTCATCTATGAG gaaaaactcaaaatgttcCAAGAGCGCATGGTTGAAGAGCGGAAGAAGCGCCTGGAGGACCGGAAGCGTCAGCGCAAAGAGGACCGAAAAAACACCTACTACCtccagaaggaggaggaggagcagaggaTCCACGAGGAGCAGCTGAAGAAAG AACGCGAGGAGCGCGAGCGTGTGGAACAGGagcagagggaggaggaggagcgggagtACCAGGAGCGTCTGCggaagctggaggagcaggagaggaagCAGCGCGCCCGGCAACAGGAGATCGAGGAACGCGAGCGCCGCcgcgaggaggagaggagggtccCTGAAGAGAAGACCACCACCAAG GACTGGGGGGAACGAGAAGAAGGCGGCTGGAGGAAGCGGGGAGAAGCTGCGGAATCGGAGTGGCGCCGCCCGGTGACTGAGCG AAACGAGTGGCGCCAGGAGGGCCGCGAGCCTCGTGACGATGACAAGCGGGCCGGTGAAGGTCTGAGCCGGGGCACTGCTGATGACCGTGGTCCTCGGCGTGGTGCTGATGAGGACCAAGGCCCCCGGAGGGCCTTCGACGATGACCGCGGTCCCCGGAGGGCCTTCGACGATGACCGCGGTCCCCGGAGGGCCTTCGACGATGACCGCGGTCCCCGGAGGGCCTTCGACGATGACCGCGGCCCCCGGAGGGCCTTCGACGATGACCGCGGCCCCCGGAGAGGCTTCGACGATGACCGCGGCCCCCGGAGGGGCTTCGACGATGACCGCGGCCCCCGGAGAGGCTTCGACGATGACCGCGGCCCCCGTAGAGGCTTCGACGATGACCGCGGCCCCCGTAGAGGCTTCGACGATGACCGCGGCCCCCGGAGGGCCTTCGACGATGACCGCGGCCCCCGGAGAGGGATGGAGGAGCTCAGAGGAACCCGCCGTGGCGCAGACGATGACTGGGGACCCAGGAGGGGCGGAGATGATGACAGGGGTGGCCGTCATGGAGAAGACCCCAAGCCTTGGAAACCTCTGGGCCGCCCAG GGGGGTGGCGGGAGCGGGAGAAGGCCCGTGAGGATAGCTGGGGTCCTCCCCGCGAGTCTGGATGTGATGATGGTAATGATCTTGATGATGACGACAACGCCGAAGACCGCCGCCCACCCAG GGACGACGGCGTCTGGAGACGAGGTGGAGCTTCAGAGGAAACCAGCAGCTGGAGGGATTCTCGTCGCGAGGAGCCCGACCGTGAACGCCGAGACATGAGAGAGCGCAAGGATGATCGGGACCTCCGCCCCTCGCAGAGAGATCAGGACGATG GTGGATCctggcggcgcggcgcggaggAGAAGAGGGAGGAGCGCGAGCCGCCTGCCAGACCGCGTGAACGGGAACCCGACGATGGTGAGAAGAACCCATGGCGTTCCGACAAGGACAACCTGCGGCGCACCAAGAACGAGACCGACGACGACGGCTGGACCACCGTCCGCCGCTAA
- the dennd10 gene encoding DENN domain-containing protein 10: MAASEAQLMLSVGLIEKDVNGDTLWVWCYPLVRVELREVLLRKCCLTQDGAGLHPFVFGQFGRAWYYITTVEVQETSALRKVTHFATVLTAKDFNPEKYAAFSRVLCRMYMKHGSPVKMMESYIAVLTKGICQSDENGSFLIMDYDVRKAYLTGSIKDVVSQFSMETIILYTALMLKKRIVVFHPRVEALLEFTRALPALTWHRKDWSILHPYVHLNEQELENLKLCTGYVAGFVDPDIINRTDLFDVFVNLPDSEINISQSAKETMAMGKLHKDMGHFIVQSAEDSDRTDSQVIKDISEKTRKILSSLASLAEQCDDSKLTLETLKQRHFPPATENFLYHLAAAEQLLKI; the protein is encoded by the exons ATGGCCGCATCTGAAGCTCAGCTGATGTTGAGCGTCGGCCTGATCG AGAAAGATGTGAATGGAGACACGCTGTGGGTGTGGTGCTACCCGTTGGTGAGGGTGGAGCTGCGGGAGGTGCTGCTGAGGAAGTGCTGCCTGACGCAGGATGGCGCAGGGCTGCACCCATTTGTTTTCGGCCAGTTCGGCCGGGCGTGGTACTACATCACCACGGTGGAGGTGCAGGAGACCTCCGCCCTCAGGAAG GTCACACATTTCGCTACGGTCCTCACAGCCAAGGACTTCAACCCAGAAAAGTATGCGGCGTTCAGCAGGGTTCTGTGCAG GATGTACATGAAGCACGGGAGTCCAGTGAAGATGATGGAGAGCTACATCGCTGTCCTCACTAAAGGGATTTGTCAGAGTGATGAAAACGGCTCTTTCCTCATCATGGATTATGATGTCAGGAAAGCATATCTGACTGGATCCATCAAAG ATGTTGTGTCCCAGTTCAGCATGGAGACTATCATTCTGTACACAGCACTGATGCTGAAGAAGAGGATTGTTGTTTTCCACCCTCGAGTTGAGGCTCTGCTCGAGTTCACCAG AGCCCTACCTGCACTGACATGGCACAGGAAAGACTGGTCCATCCTGCACCCCTACGTGCACCTGAATGAACAGGAACTGGAGAACCTCAAGCTCTGCACAG GATATGTTGCAGGCTTTGTAGATCCAGACATCATCAACAGAACAGACCTGTTCGATGTGTTTGTTAATCTGCCAGACAGTGAAATCAACATCTCACAAAGTGCCAAAG AGACTATGGCAATGGGGAAGTTGCATAAAGACATGGGACATTTCATTGTTCAGTCTGCCGAGGACAGTGACAGGACCGACAGCCAAGTCATCAAG GACATCTCTGAAAAGACGCGCAAGATCCTGAGCAGCCTCGCCTCGTTGGCTGAGCAGTGCGACGACTCCAAGCTGACCCTGGAGACCCTGAAGCAGCGGCACTTTCCTCCTGCCACAGAGAACTTCCTGTATCACTTGGCAGCAGCTGAGCAGCTCCTGAAGATCTGA